From a region of the Takifugu flavidus isolate HTHZ2018 chromosome 20, ASM371156v2, whole genome shotgun sequence genome:
- the tbca gene encoding tubulin-specific chaperone A, with translation MAEQRLRQIKIKTGIVKRLAKEESTYKTEAKEQEEKIERMKAEAGDEYVIKKQMEVLQESKMMIHDSHRRLVTAHSALVQILETEEDLNESEEYKEAKNILDSLKSVM, from the exons ATGGCAGAACAAAGATTACGGCAAATCAAAATTAAAACTGGAATCGTTAAGAG GCTGGCTAAAGAGGAGAGCACGTACAAAACCGAGGCAAAGGAGCAAGAGGAGAAGATCGAGCGCATGAAAGCGGAGGCGGGAGACGAATATGTCATCAAAAAACAG ATGGAGGTCCTGCAGGAGTCCAAAATGATGATCCATGACTCCCATCGGCGTCTGGTCACAGCGCACAGCGCTCTGGTTCAGATATTA gaaACAGAAGAGGACTTGAACGAGTCTGAAGAGTACAAAGAGGCTAAGAACATCTTGGATTCCCTGAAATCCGTCATGTGA